The Gemmatimonadota bacterium DNA window CGTCCCCTTGGGGAAGCACACCACGCCGCGATCCCTGATGCGGCGCAGTCGTTGCCCACGCGCCCGCGCAGCCCCGCATTGAGCTGAAAGAGGTGTGCCACGAACCGCTGGCTGGTGCTGAGCAGCAGGCGGAGTATCGTCACGCGCAGGAACATCAACGTGACGGCACCGAGGGCAATCAGGAAGTACAGCAGGAAGATCTGCAGGTTGAGCGGCTCGAGCAGCACATTGCCGATCAGCGCCACCAGTACTGCCGCGAGTGCCACCAGCACGGCGCCCACGCTCGCCCGCGTGGCACGTGGCAGCTCGGCGCGCTCCTGCTTGAGCAGCAGGTTGCCGATGGCAAACAGCGCCATCACGCACAGGGAAGGGATAAGGTGCATGCCACCCCGGCGAGGAGTTGTACACGCCCTTGCGTCACCGCGAGGATGGAGACGCACAGCGCCAGGAAGCCAAGGATGATCCAATGACTGGTGACGCGCAGCCGGTTCTCCCGCAGCAGGACCTGAGGCAGGACCGAGTCCAGGCTCATGCGGCGCGCCAGCCCGGTGACACCGACGAAACTGGTGAGCACCGCACCCGAGAGCACCAGCACGGCATCGACGCTCACGAGCCAGCCCAACCACTCGCCTGCGCTGCGCGCCCCCATCTGCGCCAACAGGTCGCCCGGAACGGCCTGAATCGCCGCCAGCGGCAACAAGCCAAGCGACAGAATGCTGTGACCAACGGATTGAACACAGTGACCGCCCGCCACATGTTGTGAAGCGTCTGCGGAAAGACGCCGGGCTGCTGTTCCTCGATGAAGTTGGCAGATGACTCGAAGCCGCTGATGCCGAGCATCGCCGCCGCCAACCCGAAGAAGAGCGCCCGCCCCACCCCCCCGGCGGAGGCACGCGCAAGTTGGCAAACAACAGTGCCGGGTCACGCAACACGGCCACCAGGCCGGCCACCACCAACAGTGTGAGGACCGTCAGGTGAAAGACGAAGATGACGAGCGCCACGGACGCCGACTCACCGATGCCCCACAGGGTGAGCATCGCGAAGGCCGCCAGCAGTGCCACCGTGGCTCCACCCACTGGGAGCGCCGTGACCATGTATGCGCGCCGCGTAGCGCGAGGCTTCGCCAGCCGAGATCACCGCAGTGGCGACATACGACAGTAGCGTCAGGCACGCCGCCACCGCCGCGATGCGCTTGCTCGTCGTGTTGAGCAGGACTGGACGACCCGCCATTGAGCGGTAGGGCACTTCCCACTTCCGCATACACGCCGCGAAAGAGGTAGAGCACGCCGCTGACCATGAGCAGGACCAGGGGGGCCAATGCGCCAGCCTGCGCCGCGCAGAGCGCGGAGACGTACAGCACACTGGACGGGATGTCGTTGCCGCAGAGCGCCGCCGCCTTCCAGGGACCGAGTTGAGGCGCATGCGGCGGTGCCGGCGCGCCAAGGGGGGCCGCCTCGAGGTCGACGATACGCCGCGCCTCACCCCAACCAGCAAAGGCGAACGACTCGGCTTCTTCACCGAGCGAGTGGGCGCCGACAATGTGTTGACTGCTTTCGGTCGACCGTGGGCCGGATGTCTGCATGAGTTGGTCGGTGCGGGCAGACTCGCCCCTCATTGCTCCGAGCGTTTCGTCGGCGTCCTCGCGTCGTGCGCGGACGAAATCGCGTCGGGAATC harbors:
- a CDS encoding amino acid permease, producing the protein MAGGHCVQSVGHSILSLGLLPLAAIQAVPGDLLAQMGARSAGEWLGWLVSVDAVLVLSGAVLTSFVGVTGLARRMSLDSVLPQVLLRENRLRVTSHWIILGFLALCVSILAVTQGRVQLLAGVACTLSLPCA